A genomic region of Burkholderia contaminans contains the following coding sequences:
- a CDS encoding molecular chaperone DnaJ: MTKTSRSVTVAFSHNKAPLSKGQRAFNSAIRQIEKRRERLRSWELVTPVFQQQYVNELLPLQQTATTLEIRMVHCLDEAYARLTKAERQKVALVIVDLAGDLIGEDDGESKELKAIHDKYSPTSYDSQVAAEVDGMRSMFEAVFGVDLGDDLDPNSPDDLLQRADAHMRQAQLERDARRAKRKKSSRQQAAEARVQEQQAKISLSIREIYRKLASELHPDRETDERERERKTGLMQRVNEAYRKKNLLQLLELQLELEHIDQHALNSMSEERLKHYSVILKEQIRELDQEIVHVESAFRSAYGIDPFFPVSPDTVLRSLGGNILELRQHIRAIEQDLLSFEDIKNVKLWLKRCRLEPFPPNFDSMRY, encoded by the coding sequence ATGACTAAGACATCGCGGTCCGTCACCGTTGCTTTCAGTCACAACAAGGCACCCTTGTCGAAAGGGCAAAGAGCGTTCAACTCAGCAATTAGACAGATCGAGAAGCGCCGCGAGCGGCTTCGCTCCTGGGAATTAGTTACACCCGTCTTCCAGCAGCAATATGTCAATGAGCTTCTCCCGCTTCAGCAAACCGCAACTACCCTCGAGATCAGGATGGTGCATTGTCTCGACGAGGCCTATGCTCGACTAACTAAGGCCGAGCGCCAGAAGGTTGCGCTTGTGATCGTCGATCTGGCAGGCGACTTGATCGGCGAAGATGATGGCGAGAGCAAGGAACTGAAGGCCATCCATGATAAGTACAGTCCAACAAGCTACGACAGCCAAGTTGCTGCTGAAGTCGACGGAATGAGGTCCATGTTCGAGGCGGTGTTCGGGGTCGATCTGGGGGACGATCTTGACCCGAACTCCCCAGACGACCTGTTGCAGCGTGCCGACGCCCACATGCGTCAAGCCCAGTTGGAACGGGATGCCCGGCGCGCGAAGCGGAAAAAATCATCCCGACAACAGGCCGCCGAAGCCCGTGTACAGGAGCAGCAGGCAAAAATCAGTCTGTCGATTCGCGAGATCTACCGAAAGCTTGCCAGCGAACTGCACCCGGACCGCGAAACTGATGAGCGGGAGCGGGAACGCAAGACCGGTCTAATGCAGCGCGTGAACGAGGCATACCGGAAAAAAAACCTGCTGCAGCTCCTGGAACTACAACTCGAGCTCGAACATATCGACCAGCATGCCCTAAACAGCATGAGCGAGGAGCGACTGAAACACTACAGCGTGATCCTGAAGGAGCAGATTCGGGAACTCGACCAGGAGATCGTGCATGTCGAGTCGGCCTTTCGTTCCGCCTACGGCATCGATCCATTTTTCCCAGTTTCCCCGGACACGGTACTGCGCAGCCTCGGAGGTAACATTCTGGAGCTTCGACAACACATCCGAGCCATCGAGCAGGACCTTCTTTCATTCGAGGATATCAAGAACGTGAAGCTTTGGCTGAAGCGCTGCAGGCTCGAGCCTTTCCCACCAAATTTCGATTCCATGCGGTATTGA